From one Alicyclobacillus acidocaldarius subsp. acidocaldarius Tc-4-1 genomic stretch:
- a CDS encoding IS1380 family transposase, whose translation MNHLRFIIEESDEVIVTHSGMTLVGVLLDKTRIGERLNQTRLPGMGKPDISNRDVAYSYIGLLCQGKTDFDHIEAFRDDEFFMIALQVDNVPSSPTLRQRLDMVAGKSGWESILREESARLLRALDVTLHPIELGVPAERRTYIPLDIDVSPFDNSGTKKEGVSRTYKGHDGYAPIFAYLGQEGYVVNVQLREGSTHVQKGTSTFLRESIQYARQVTDLPLLVRLDAGNDSAENIAVCRSQDSRAEFIIKRNLRKESPEAWLVIAQRHGTCHEPRPGKKVYHGSLMCPVKGVSEPVRMVFEVIERTMTADGQILLVPDIEVSAYWTSLPDDPAVIIRLYHDHAVMEQFHSEIKTDLDAERLPSGKFATNNLVLHFVCVAYNLLRVIGQESLKRNDAPLRKKAERRRIRTVIQNLMTLAAKMVRHARQTKLKLGYGNRWLPAFRRLYLAFA comes from the coding sequence GTGAACCACTTGCGTTTCATCATTGAAGAATCCGATGAAGTCATCGTCACGCATTCGGGAATGACCCTTGTCGGCGTGTTGCTTGATAAAACCAGAATCGGCGAGCGGTTGAATCAGACCCGCCTGCCTGGTATGGGCAAACCGGATATTTCAAACCGGGACGTGGCATACTCATACATCGGGCTGCTTTGCCAAGGCAAGACCGACTTCGACCACATCGAAGCGTTTCGAGATGACGAGTTTTTCATGATCGCACTGCAAGTAGACAACGTGCCTTCGAGCCCGACGCTGCGCCAGCGTTTGGACATGGTTGCCGGAAAATCCGGCTGGGAGTCCATTCTCCGGGAAGAGTCCGCAAGGCTCCTGAGAGCCCTCGATGTAACTCTGCATCCGATTGAACTGGGCGTGCCTGCAGAGCGTCGAACTTACATCCCGCTGGATATCGACGTCAGTCCCTTTGATAATTCCGGCACGAAGAAGGAAGGCGTGTCCCGTACATACAAGGGGCACGACGGATATGCTCCCATCTTTGCTTACCTTGGCCAAGAGGGCTACGTGGTCAATGTCCAGTTGCGTGAAGGCAGTACCCACGTACAAAAGGGCACGTCGACTTTCCTGCGGGAGAGTATTCAGTATGCAAGGCAGGTGACGGACCTCCCGCTTCTGGTTCGTCTGGATGCCGGCAATGACAGTGCAGAAAACATCGCCGTGTGTCGCTCCCAGGACAGCAGGGCCGAGTTCATCATCAAGCGCAACTTGCGAAAGGAGAGCCCCGAGGCCTGGCTTGTGATTGCCCAGCGACACGGGACATGTCATGAACCTCGTCCCGGCAAGAAGGTATATCATGGTTCGCTGATGTGTCCCGTCAAGGGTGTATCCGAACCAGTTCGCATGGTGTTCGAAGTTATCGAACGGACCATGACGGCCGACGGCCAAATCTTATTGGTACCGGACATTGAGGTCAGCGCCTACTGGACCTCACTGCCGGATGACCCGGCTGTGATCATTCGCCTGTATCACGACCACGCCGTGATGGAACAGTTCCACAGCGAAATCAAGACGGATCTGGACGCCGAGCGGCTGCCCTCGGGTAAATTCGCCACGAACAACTTGGTATTGCACTTTGTATGCGTGGCGTACAATCTGCTGCGAGTGATCGGCCAGGAGAGTCTGAAGCGAAATGATGCGCCGCTACGAAAAAAGGCAGAACGTCGCCGGATCCGGACTGTGATTCAGAACCTGATGACACTGGCTGCGAAGATGGTGCGACACGCCAGACAGACCAAGCTGAAATTGGGGTACGGGAATCGATGGCTCCCGGCATTTCGGCGATTGTACTTGGCCTTTGCGTAA
- a CDS encoding helicase-related protein: MLRLEHIKKDAVVEGLVPHEAVRILSAEPIGPDAVHVMFRTASGTLQEQTLFRSHEPSLRLAEAGLPWSFEAYGEDFKLAAEAYRIHVAHLFDPMMAVHTSNVQPLPHQITAVYESMLPRQPLRFVLADDPGAGKTIMAGLYIRELMIRADAVRILIIAPGSLVEQWQDELYEKFDLEFELFSREMEQLSRTGNPFEERDRLIARLDQLSRNDSLLEKLGRTRWDLVVVDEAHKMSASWYGNKVNETKRFKLGKLVGSITRHFLLMTATPHNGREEDFQLFLSLLDSDRFYGKFRDGAHQVDVSDLMRRMVKEELVKFDGTPLFPERRAETIYYELSDLEAALYQQVTEYVREEMNRADRLEVGRKGTVGFALTTLQRRLASSPEAIYQSLKRRRERLQRQLDEAKIEHRGRLAWVQLHDVPDDIYESDEELPGGEYEELEDEIASQATAAQTIAELEQEIRTLERLEALAYQLVLSNQDSKWTQLSTLLHDEPEMRDKSGNRRKLIIFTEHRDTLNYLQRKMEGFLGRPDAIVAIHGGTKRDERRKIQEKFWHDPDTLILLATDAAGEGVNLQNANLLINYDLPWNPNRLEQRFGRIHRIGQTEVCYMWNLVASKTREGEVFQRLFEKLKVEREALQGRVFDILGQVFEEKPLKELLIEAIRRGDDPEVRARLEREVDGALDREHLKAILERNALCEEVMSPERLYHVKEEMEKAEARRLHPYFIRAFFREAFARLGGELKERERERYEITHVPAVIRERDRQISGRDRGNRKPVLKRYERVCFERELVRVPHKPVAALLHTGHPLMQAVTDLTLERGRTALRQGAILVDDHDDSDRPYMLFLIEHAVREQPLGGQTRDVSRRVQFVAVYENGEVALKGYAPHLDLRGATDEERHLVREILRQPWLSGDLDALAQKHAIALIGGPHYQEIQERRNREVTRVRDEVHKRLSSEIQYWVDRHEKLKDDIAAGKQPRMQLENVRRIIEDLTARLEQRKRELEAMRHLISATPVVVGGALVIPAGFLTRLRGEAPSADVVSRARIERVAMEAVLEAERRMGHEVIDVSAAKCGWDITARIRKPDGTIAAERHIEVKGRAKGQDTITVTRNEMMYALNQGDKFLLAIVIVDGDRVDGPYYIRNPFRERPDWAEVSKTFDLRLLLERAVPVEQSL; encoded by the coding sequence TTGCTTCGACTGGAACACATCAAAAAGGATGCCGTAGTGGAAGGACTTGTCCCCCATGAAGCGGTGAGGATTCTCAGTGCGGAGCCGATTGGTCCGGATGCTGTGCACGTGATGTTTCGAACGGCAAGCGGGACGCTGCAGGAACAAACTCTGTTCCGTAGTCATGAACCATCCCTTCGTTTGGCGGAGGCGGGGTTGCCGTGGTCGTTCGAAGCCTATGGAGAGGACTTCAAGCTGGCGGCTGAGGCATACCGAATTCATGTCGCCCACCTGTTCGATCCGATGATGGCCGTGCACACGTCGAATGTTCAGCCGCTTCCGCATCAGATTACGGCGGTCTACGAGTCGATGCTTCCGCGCCAGCCTTTGCGCTTTGTGCTCGCTGACGATCCCGGCGCTGGAAAAACCATCATGGCCGGGTTGTACATACGAGAACTGATGATCCGGGCGGATGCGGTACGGATTCTCATTATCGCGCCCGGCAGTCTTGTCGAACAGTGGCAGGATGAGCTGTACGAGAAATTTGATCTCGAATTTGAGTTGTTTTCACGCGAGATGGAGCAGTTGAGCCGCACGGGAAACCCGTTTGAGGAACGGGATCGCCTCATCGCAAGGCTCGACCAACTCAGCCGCAACGATTCCCTGCTCGAGAAGTTGGGGCGTACGCGCTGGGATCTGGTTGTCGTCGATGAGGCGCACAAGATGTCCGCCAGTTGGTACGGGAACAAAGTGAACGAGACCAAACGGTTCAAGCTTGGCAAGCTGGTCGGTAGCATCACGCGCCATTTTTTGCTCATGACGGCGACACCGCACAATGGGCGGGAGGAGGACTTTCAACTCTTCCTTTCCTTGCTGGACTCGGATCGATTTTATGGAAAATTCCGCGATGGCGCGCATCAGGTTGACGTCTCGGACCTGATGCGGCGCATGGTGAAAGAAGAGCTTGTTAAGTTCGATGGAACGCCATTGTTCCCCGAACGGCGCGCGGAGACCATCTACTACGAACTGTCAGATCTCGAGGCGGCATTGTACCAGCAAGTGACGGAATACGTGCGCGAGGAGATGAATCGAGCGGACAGGCTGGAGGTTGGGAGAAAGGGCACGGTGGGCTTTGCCTTGACCACCTTGCAGAGAAGGCTGGCATCCAGCCCAGAGGCCATTTACCAGTCGCTCAAGCGCCGGCGCGAGCGCCTGCAGCGGCAACTCGATGAAGCGAAGATCGAGCACCGGGGCCGACTCGCGTGGGTTCAGTTGCACGATGTGCCAGATGACATTTATGAATCCGACGAGGAACTACCGGGTGGGGAATACGAAGAGTTAGAGGACGAGATCGCGTCCCAGGCAACGGCGGCCCAGACCATCGCCGAGCTGGAGCAGGAGATCCGCACGTTGGAACGGCTGGAGGCGCTCGCTTACCAACTGGTCCTGTCCAACCAGGACTCGAAGTGGACACAGCTGTCGACGCTGCTGCACGACGAACCGGAGATGCGGGATAAGTCAGGCAACCGTCGCAAGCTTATCATCTTCACGGAGCATCGTGACACGCTGAACTATCTGCAGCGCAAAATGGAAGGCTTTCTAGGGCGTCCCGATGCCATCGTCGCGATTCACGGCGGCACCAAGCGGGACGAACGCCGAAAGATCCAGGAGAAGTTCTGGCACGATCCCGATACGCTGATTCTCTTGGCGACCGACGCGGCTGGAGAAGGCGTCAATCTTCAGAATGCGAACCTGCTCATCAACTACGACCTGCCGTGGAACCCAAATCGTCTGGAACAACGGTTCGGGCGCATTCACCGCATTGGCCAGACGGAAGTCTGCTACATGTGGAATCTGGTGGCGTCGAAAACCCGTGAGGGTGAGGTTTTTCAACGCCTGTTTGAAAAGCTGAAGGTGGAACGCGAGGCGTTGCAAGGCCGGGTCTTTGACATCCTCGGCCAAGTGTTTGAGGAAAAGCCGCTCAAGGAGCTGCTCATCGAAGCCATCCGACGGGGCGATGATCCAGAAGTGCGCGCACGGCTTGAGCGTGAGGTCGATGGCGCGCTGGATCGGGAACATCTCAAAGCCATCCTGGAGCGTAACGCGCTCTGCGAAGAAGTGATGAGTCCGGAGCGCCTGTATCACGTGAAAGAGGAAATGGAGAAGGCGGAGGCGAGACGGCTTCATCCGTATTTCATCCGTGCGTTCTTTCGTGAAGCATTCGCGCGACTTGGCGGTGAATTGAAAGAGCGGGAACGGGAGCGTTACGAAATCACCCACGTCCCCGCCGTCATCCGCGAACGGGATCGGCAGATCAGCGGGCGGGATCGGGGTAATCGCAAGCCCGTCTTAAAACGCTACGAGCGCGTTTGCTTCGAACGCGAGTTAGTCCGAGTTCCCCACAAACCTGTGGCGGCACTTCTTCACACCGGTCACCCGTTGATGCAAGCTGTGACCGATTTGACTCTGGAACGCGGGCGAACTGCGCTCAGGCAAGGTGCAATTCTCGTAGACGACCACGACGACAGTGACCGTCCCTACATGTTGTTTTTGATAGAACACGCGGTTCGGGAGCAGCCTTTGGGAGGCCAGACGCGTGACGTTTCTCGTCGCGTTCAGTTTGTTGCCGTGTATGAGAATGGTGAGGTCGCGCTAAAGGGCTATGCACCACACCTGGATCTGCGCGGGGCCACGGACGAGGAACGCCATCTGGTGCGAGAAATCCTGCGTCAGCCGTGGTTGTCGGGCGATCTCGACGCCTTGGCGCAAAAGCACGCTATTGCGCTCATTGGAGGTCCGCATTATCAGGAAATCCAAGAACGTAGGAACCGTGAAGTTACCCGTGTGAGGGACGAGGTTCACAAGCGGTTGTCGAGTGAAATCCAGTATTGGGTAGACCGGCACGAGAAGTTGAAGGATGACATTGCCGCCGGAAAACAGCCGCGCATGCAACTCGAGAACGTGCGGCGTATCATTGAGGACTTGACGGCACGATTGGAACAGCGTAAGAGGGAACTGGAAGCGATGCGCCACTTGATTTCGGCAACGCCAGTTGTCGTCGGTGGTGCACTGGTCATTCCGGCGGGATTCTTGACAAGACTGCGCGGTGAGGCTCCTTCTGCGGACGTCGTAAGCCGAGCGCGCATCGAGCGTGTCGCGATGGAAGCTGTCCTGGAAGCGGAACGGCGGATGGGCCACGAAGTCATCGACGTTTCGGCCGCGAAATGTGGTTGGGACATCACGGCGCGAATCCGGAAGCCTGACGGGACTATTGCTGCAGAGCGGCATATCGAGGTGAAAGGCCGCGCCAAGGGCCAGGACACGATTACCGTCACCCGCAACGAGATGATGTACGCGCTCAATCAGGGGGACAAGTTTCTGCTGGCCATTGTGATCGTGGATGGCGACCGTGTGGACGGCCCTTACTACATCCGCAATCCGTTCCGTGAGCGTCCAGACTGGGCGGAAGTCAGCAAGACGTTTGACTTGAGGCTCCTCCTGGAGCGTGCGGTACCTGTGGAGCAGTCCTTGTAA